Part of the Trypanosoma brucei brucei TREU927 chromosome 2, complete sequence genome, GTCCCTATTTGTATCTTTCAATGAAGGTTCTCTTGAatggagtaaagaaaaaaacagagaaaaagcaagaagtATATGATGTAATTGGTGAGACATAATGAAATGACCCAAcaagagggagaggaagtTACATGCCTTGACTAAagtcatacaaataaagccAGACCCTTCACACTCGTTTTACAATGTTCTGTCGTATCGCTCtgcataaaaaaaaaaatactaataggaaagggaaatgtaagAATAGAGTAAAAAAGCATCAAATAGCTTGAGGATTATCGACACTCAGCTACGTGGAATGATACGTATCGcaaatttgtgtttgaaatgaTCACCATCCTAATGAACTTACCCGTATGTTACTTAATCCTAGGAAATACTTCTCTGTGCGCTCAAGTTACCTGGCAACTTTCCTTCCGCACCCTATGCATTGTTACCACCTCTATTGTTAACTCCGTTGTTATTTTCACCTCTTGTTTTCAATTCAACGTATAGTGCAATAATGTGTTTATAAAGTGAGACCGCGAACTGACgcacttcccttttccaaAATCTTTCCTCAACCTCATTATTTTGCCCTTCATCTCTGTCAGTCCTTTCACAGCACTGCGGCTTCGTAATTTTTTCGCTGTCAACCCTTTGGACATAAATTATTTCCCATACCATATCATTGGAAAAATTGTCCCAACCTTGGAAGTAACTTCGCAAATACCTCTTCATCTTAAATAACCCACCGGTGCTGCAGGGATGTCTACCGGAAACTGTGTACTGCAGTCCCACAAAAGTCTTCGGGCTCTCAACGAAAAAGAACGCATCAACAACTGGGAAGCTCCTTGATTGCGGCTTGTACAATTTCATGTATTGAATTTCAGCTCCAGCTACAATTGGAACATCCTCAGGAACCACAATCGAAGGACCAATGAGTCTTGGTTCTTGCAGCACCTGCAGCACACTTTGTGGAATTTGATTCCTAGCAAATGAAAGGCCCTGTAACTCCCTTGCCAACTCAGTTAGTGTATTCTCATGCGACAATGCTTCAATGCCACTCTTCTCAAACATGTAGGCGGCGATAGCGCGGTTAGACAGCAGAGCAGACATTGCAGCATATTTATCCGTTAGCCAAGGTATCAGAAAGTCTAAAATAGCTTGTCCCGTGTAAGATGAAAGCGGTCTGCAGCGATACATTTCACACAGGAgcttctcctccttcactcGAACAACCCCTACTAACTTGTGTGATACTTCATCTGTTTGCCACATAGCTGCGTTTTGGAAATATTTAGCGTAATCATTCATATCATCATCTTTCATTTTGCCAATGGCTTCCTGAACCTTTCCCTCCTGCCTATTATACGAACTAAGACGACCAATATGACGAAGCAGTGGACCAACGATACGAATGCGAGCTTGAATTTCTTGCCATTCACTTtcaattttctcctttgcaACTGGAGGACTCCACTTGTAAGCAGGAGCAATTTTCCCCCATCTCGATATGTGTATGGCTTCCAAATCCTTCAATGTATCACAGTTCATGTAAATATCTGAGGCGGTGTTTTGCTTGGACCATTCATGGAATTGCTTGACGTTTGGAGAGCTCAAAGCAATACCGGCACAACCAGCAGGTGGTTTCGTCGGAGCAGGATGGTCCTTGTCCACATCGAATATAACGTATCCCTTGATATCCTCACCGCTACGTGATCCTCCGATTATTTGCTCAACAACTGTAAATGCATTCCCATAATCATTGTAAAACGTAACATATCCTGCTCGACCACCTATGGGTTTGTGAAACACATACGCCTTACCCCTCACAACGTATATGATAATCTGAAGCTGACTCGCTTCATAATGCAGTAGTTTGTATAACAGTAGGGATCCCACGGAAAACGATTTACCAATACCAGGTGTACCAATAAGAACATTAGACGCATCGTCAACAATCACTTCATCCATAAGCCACCGGTTAAGCACATTCTCCACCTTGTACCACACCCTCAGTGCTTCCCTGCGGATATAAACATCACTTTTAAAAACATACTCCACTCCCTTCTCATGATTAATATCATAATCATTTGGGTTCTTTTCGAAAGACGtgtatggccaacccatTTGAGATGTAAGCACAGCAATCTCCAAGTTACCGTGACGGGGAAGTGGTTCGTTCATAGTTTCCGGAGTGTGACTGACAtcaacctcctccttcgtCCACATGTGTGGCGGTCTTCCATTGAACACTTTCATTCCAAGTGGCTCTGTATCATGACCCGACTCCACATAACTCCACGTCGCATTGTATATAGAATCATATACTCCTTTAAGTTCGCTACCATCAGCTGTTTGGGCAGCTCGCTTTTCCGCTCTCTTGGCGGCCGTCACCGCTCCATCCAACCTTCCCCTCGCCacgggaccaacaaattctcttatttccactgtccccttctcctcccactgacTGAGGtagtaaatttctttttcatcaaGGTACCTTGCTTTCCGCTTCATTTCAGAGAATTGGTCATATAATTCTTTATATTCCTCAAACTGATAAAGCCGCTGTATCCTTTCTAGAATCCCGGCATCCAAAATATAATCCCCTGGGCTTtgaacaaacacatccatggcCACATTCTCTGTGTTATACGTGTTTAAAAACTTTTTCAGCAAAAAGTCATGCAGTGTCAAATTACGCAAACCCGCATAATCATCCAGCAGCACATCCCTCACCTTACTATCCATAGTCCAGTTGGGCCCCCCTTCAGTTCTCTGCCGtatttgtggaggctgagcagcagcagcagcagcaggaggaggaggcggcggtacattttcatcccgTGGCCTCCTCATGGGCCCTTCAAAATTATCTGCCACTTGttgattttcattatttccttgtggagCTGCGGGACTATTTGCTCTTGACATAACTctcttaatattattaacttaacttcctttccttttcttttttctctgaaattataaataactgaagtaaaataatagataagaaaacaatagcGGGTGAACAGTGTAACATAATATCAAATGTAATAGAGCGCGTTAATGTTTATTCACTATAGTTTGCAgaatatgatatcataatgtatttggtattgagaggaacaatttcaaaatatagcagctgtaaataaatatttcccttgcttcattATCATGTGCTAAATATAATGAACTTCATACATCATTTCTTTAACTATGAATAACATgcagacaaaaaatattactgccTCATATACCTGCATAAACACttcgtatatataatcaATATTTAAAGAGAGTCAAATTCTATTGATTAAaatcaagtaaaacaataaacaaaaaatttatggatattaatgaagcgaagaaaaagagtatcggcacaacacatagatatacacacacatgaatACACACCACACAACTACACAACTGTTCCACTGGAGTTTCCTCACTTCTGTCAATACGTAACATTCACTTGCATTGaataaactcattgaaatataaatcacttatcccctcccccgtgtattcacttacttccaaaggagaatattaaataatgtctgtaggacaggtaaaaaaaaactgatagtCTTTTTGCATCAGATAACCAGAGAGTATTTCTGTTTACTttcataataaataaaaacattctttcaccttcagttaaaataaaatttaattacTTGCCTCCTCATTGTTCACAACTATCAACAACTAATTCAGCCCCACACATTCACATGTATTTTATGTGCCATCGTTGTTTGATTCATTCACACACCTTTTATGATAGCGATAATACAACATATGGAAAATAattggaataaaattaatacaattaattgaggaaaccgtaaaagattatcataacatatcttttattttccctcctttcatttacaCTGATTAATTATGTAATGAGACAATTCCTTTTCAGTACGTGTCCACACTTattgtatcatcattgtaaGTTTCCTATTGCTCACATACATAAAGTTAttggaataacaaaaaaataaaacaacacatctAAATaacttgaaaaaatatataacaaataaaggtaataaagaaaataagcgTGAACAGacagataataaaatgaaacacgtCTCGCACTTTCCTTATAAATATTCAATAGTTGGCGgattacaaataaaaacaattacacattatagaaaagaagagatatAATTACATTATACACCTGTATGTGGATATGTAACAGTGAGTCATAGTAGAAATAAATTGTCTAAACACAATAGTTATGgaagataaaataattcaaaatattaaaaatattattctatcaacattcccttccttctccattaagttttcaaatggtttcaaataataattcacataatcttatacatatgttatgatgggtattgcatgcagtacaatttaaaggaagtaaaactcatataacattttcaaaaatagGTATTGAATGACtgtttgctaccatcaattacatttccaatgcctgattacacttttatatgcatgaaggaagttactgatgataactttgacatgctcgagaattcataacacaaagcgactgctgcatgcaataaaaaataaaaataaaaataacatccgaattcatttactgacagatgagtgcaattcattcacccaaacttcatagctgCAAATATAAACTCGCTGCTGCCAATAGGAAATAAtcccgcataaatattgagtatctgaaaatgatagcaacgggtttccattatttaaatatatacataaactacatgaggtatatgaagccatatttgtaaagtgtcactacacatgttgcaatttactatcaaaagtgtctgccttattttatttcttgtgttactttaactcatgagtattattcattattctttacaatacaactgtaagtcattttgcatttttttatattttcttattccctCATACTGGAAGTGTTCCACATATGagattcctcaatatcgttcacaaaataaaaataattttatttacttctgcattcagtttctcgtGTAGCAGTGTGTACACTAATcatccataaagtttttaatttgccaaatacatcattacgaaactattttcatacacaaacacaaacacatacaaataaacaaccaaacatttttaaatgttgttgTGAAACGGAAATTGAATCACGGAAAATTGTGGGGCGCACACGTAATGGGCACCATGAATGCCTCTTTGGATATTCCTCTATGGATTTTCACCAGCATCATCAACTTACtttttgtgtaaaaaaaaacaaaaaagaaaaaaagaaaaaagaaatttaaaaagaaaacaaaaaagaaataaaggtacAAATGCATTAATAAACCCAACTCCTCAGCAGGAAATCAAGAACAGGAAGCCACGAAAAGCGTATGGCACATATGATTTTCACCTCTCAGTTACTTAAGGTGGATCGCATGATTTACCCACCTTCTAAGAACACACCCTCCGAGAGGCccgattaaaagaaaaaaaaacgctatgACGGTTGAAAAGACGTTTTTCATAAACCTTCACTTTATACGTGAGGATGCATGAATAAACAATGATAACGATGAGAATGCTAACGGAAACAATGACGAACCGTGAGGAtcctagaaaaaaaaataaaataaaatcatcACGTACCTTCGCAGTAGGGAAActtaataaataacaaaatataaatattcccTACACAGAGGTATAGGGAGTGTTCGTCAACTTCGTAATGCTAATCAAAAAGCCTTCAAATGTATCGATCATTCGTGTAGTCAATCAAATAAGAAGTAACATGTACTACACGCACAAAAGCACACTTATAAAGCCTACAAACCCACTTGCCCCCTTTTAGAGAATACCACTCTCTAGTCAGTGATAGGAGAGGTGATATTAAAAGTATTCCctttataattatttctgACTCCTCAATTCGTTGcaacataacataacatGCAAAGATGTTGCATCAGGCAGCGGGGCCACCAGCAATAGCGTTTGGTTCATCCTGGGTGATCTCCTTAACAATATTCCCTTCCATCTTCACTTGAAACTGGTTGATTTTATTCCACAACTCTGTAGTATGATCGCCTCTGCCCCCAACTGGTTCGCACTTCTGCCTCTCCTCGATTGGCTTGCTGTCACTGTACTGTATGTAAATCAGTTCCCATTTCAAGTTTCTTGCGAGCTCATCCCATTCACCAAACAATTGTTTCATTGCCTTGATAAACTTATCTACCTTCTCTCGTGTCGTGTGATGCGTTGGTGCCACTGTCGCCTGGAGCAGAacaattgttgttgtaatgatcgctcttccttctctatcAACAGCTGGCTCagttacaaagaaaaaggcgtcCACAACGGGGAAATTTCCCTGTACAGGTCGGTAGAAGCACCCGACCTCAATGTCTTGGCCTGTCGTTTCGGGGTTAAACTGACGAAGTGAAGTTGGAACACGTCCCACGGCATTACCACTTGCCAGAACGGATACATTTGAATCCATTTCTTCTCCAACGCGAGGGAGATACCGCAGGTGCGTCACAATCGTCTGCACAACATTTCCCATCGTGAAGGCATATACGCCCACATTTTCAAATTCATCAGCGGCCCGCTCTTCTTTCCCACGAAAAACCTTTCGAAGGTAATTGTCTCGCATACATGCTGTGTTCGCCCACACTCTCAATTTCTGCTCAATATCAATGGAAACAGCTCTGTTTCTGCATTCTTCTCCATTCTCAGTTACAACCCGGACCAACTTAGCTAACATGTAAGTAGTCCCGTCCTGGCGCCATTGAACTCGACTATTCAGCACCTTCATGTAGTGACTATCATCGCCTCTACTGATTTCTGCCAGTGCCTCATTTATTTCTCTAACGCGGCCCTTGTAGCGTTTTTCACCTTCCAGTACTTGGCGGGCCAGTGGGCCCACCTTCTTAATCCATCCCAATGTTTTCTGCCATTCATTCTCAAGGTTTATGATGTGAGCTTCGGTgattttactttcctccaACTTCGACAGCCGCCTCCACGCAACCGCAGCCTTCAGTTCCACCTCTTCATAGCaattgatgcaaaggaactcgCAACCCCGTGGTTCCTTCCAGTCTTTGTAGTTATTTGGATCTGGAGATGTCAACACAATTACGGGCCACGCTCCCGGCAAGTCTGCGGGTATGGGTTGGTGCCTGTCTTTCCAAAAGTCGTATATAATGTAACCAAGaccttcttcttcaaccAAGGCCTTAACAGCATCCAATCCAtctacttctttttcatagAATACAACCTTTCTCGGATGATCATTTGTCGccctgaagaaaatatatgccTCGCCCTTCACAAAATAAGCGATATTCCGCAACCGCTCCGAATCGTAATGCAGCAACCTTTGGAGCAGGAACGAGCCAACACCAAATGATTTCCCAATACCTGGAGTGCCAACGAGGACGCAAGGAAACGGTTCTTCGACCAGCTCTGGCCCTAACCACAAATCCAGCCTCTGCTTCACAAGATACCACACTCTCATTACCTCTCGACGAATGTACACATCCCGGTCAAACACATGGACCTTTGGCTTTTCCTCACCCTCTTGAATCGCTCTTCGCGGAGTGCGGAAACGATTATATGGCCAACCCATTTGAGATGTGAGCACAGCAATCTCTAAATTACCGTGACGAGGCAGTGGGTCGCACAAGTCATAAGGCGTGTGACTGAcattcacctcctcttctgTCCACAACTCGGGCTCGCCGTCACTATTACCCACCACCTTCATGCCAAGAGGTAAATCATTGTGACCCGACTCCACATAACCCCACGTCGCATTGTATATGGATTCATATACTCCTTTCAGTTCGACACCATCAGCTGTTTGGTGAGctcttttccttgcttctttGGCAATGCGCAGTGCACTGTCCAACTTTGTCGCTGCCacgggaccaacaaattcccttatttgcgctgttgcattttcttcccattgGTGAATGTCTTCAATCCTATTACGAGGCAGATAAATAACTGCCCTCAGTAATTGAAACTCATCAAGCCGCTGTATCCTTCCTAGAAACTTGGCATTCACAATATAATCCTCCGGGCTCTGAACAAAGACACCCACTGACACATTAGAAGTGCCGAGGGTTTCACCGAAGTGATGATTCAAAAGGTCATGCAATTTCATATCCCTCAAACCCGCAAAGCGTTGAAGCAATACATCTTCAATAGAACTATTCATCGTCCATGTTGGTCCCTCTTCATCCCCGCGCAGTCTCTTGAGAAAACGCCTTGCCGCATGTAAGCCATCAGTATAGAAACGCCTTATTGAATTCCACATTGCTAATGCCCTATTGTCTCGTTGTCTAGCAACTGCAAAATTAAAGTAACGtatgaggaaaataatagtgTGTAAATAATGTAAAATAATATCAAAAGTAATAGAGCGCCTTAATGTTTACTCACTATTGTTTGTataatatgatatcataatgtatttggtattgagaggaacaatttcaaaatatagcagctgtaaataaatatttcccttgcttcatcatcatgttctaaaaataattaatttcCTGCATCATTCTTTCTAAACCATATAtaatatggaaacaaaaaatattactgccTCATATACATGCATCAACACtacgtatatataatcaatatttaaagagagtcaaattctatcaattaaaatcaagtaaaacaataagcagaaaaaaatttaaggatattaatgaagcgaagaaaaagagtatcgGTACAACACAtagatacacacacacacaactaaACAACTGTTCCACTGgagtttcttccctttctgtCAATACGTAACATTCACTTGCATTGaataaactcattgaaaatataaatcacttatcccctcccccgtgtATTCGCTTACTTCCAAAGGAGAATATTAAATAATGTCTGTAggacaggtaaaaaaaaactgatagtCTTTTTGCATCAGATAACCAGAGAGTATTTCTGTTTACTttcataataaacaaaaacattcttttaccttcagttaaaataaaatttaattacCTGCCTCATTAGTTGTTCACAACTGTCAACAACTAATTCAGCCCCAGAAATTCACATGTATCTGATGTGCCATCGTTGTTTGATTCATTCAGATGTCTTCCATGATGGTGATTGCACAACATATGGAAAATAATTGGAATGAAATTAACACAATTAATTGAGGAAACCGTAAAAGATTATCATAACACATTTTAaaatttccctcccttcattTACACAGATTAAATATGTAATGATACAATTCCCTTTCAGTACGTGTCCTCACTTattgtatcatcattgtaaGTTTCCTACTGCTCATATACGCGAAGCTAttggaataacaaaaataatgaaacgACACATTTAAATaacttgaaaaaatatataacaaataaaggtaaTAAAGAGAATGTGTGAACAGacagataataaaatgaaacacgtTTCGCACTTTCCTTATAAATATTCAATAGTTGGTATgttacaaataaaaacaattatataatatagaaaggaaggaatataATTACATTATACACCTGCATGTGGATATGTAACAGTGAGTCATAGTAGAAATAAATTGCCTAAACACAATAGTTAtgaaagataaaataattcaaaatatcaataatattattctatcaacattcccttccttctccattaagtttccaatggtttcaaataataattcacataATCTCATACATATGTTACGATGGGtattgcatgcagtacaattGAAAGAAAGTGTaactcatataacattttcaaaaaaaaaggcattgaatggttgtttgctaccatcaattacatttccaatgcctaattacacttttatatgcatgaaggaagttacagatgataactttgacatgctcgagaattcataacacaaagcgacTGCTGCATgcgataaaaaataaaaatataaataacatccgaattaatttactgacagatgagtgcaattcattcacccaaacttcatagctgCAAACATAAACTCGCTGCTGCCAATAGGAAATAAtcccgcataaatattgagtatctgaaaatgatag contains:
- a CDS encoding retrotransposon hot spot (RHS) protein, putative (RHS1: pers. comm. Frederic Bringaud, CNRS/BordeauxII University. Belongs to the RHS family. (PMID:12455980)) translates to MSRANSPAAPQGNNENQQVADNFEGPMRRPRDENVPPPPPPAAAAAAQPPQIRQRTEGGPNWTMDSKVRDVLLDDYAGLRNLTLHDFLLKKFLNTYNTENVAMDVFVQSPGDYILDAGILERIQRLYQFEEYKELYDQFSEMKRKARYLDEKEIYYLSQWEEKGTVEIREFVGPVARGRLDGAVTAAKRAEKRAAQTADGSELKGVYDSIYNATWSYVESGHDTEPLGMKVFNGRPPHMWTKEEVDVSHTPETMNEPLPRHGNLEIAVLTSQMGWPYTSFEKNPNDYDINHEKGVEYVFKSDVYIRREALRVWYKVENVLNRWLMDEVIVDDASNVLIGTPGIGKSFSVGSLLLYKLLHYEASQLQIIIYVVRGKAYVFHKPIGGRAGYVTFYNDYGNAFTVVEQIIGGSRSGEDIKGYVIFDVDKDHPAPTKPPAGCAGIALSSPNVKQFHEWSKQNTASDIYMNCDTLKDLEAIHISRWGKIAPAYKWSPPVAKEKIESEWQEIQARIRIVGPLLRHIGRLSSYNRQEGKVQEAIGKMKDDDMNDYAKYFQNAAMWQTDEVSHKLVGVVRVKEEKLLCEMYRCRPLSSYTGQAILDFLIPWLTDKYAAMSALLSNRAIAAYMFEKSGIEALSHENTLTELARELQGLSFARNQIPQSVLQVLQEPRLIGPSIVVPEDVPIVAGAEIQYMKLYKPQSRSFPVVDAFFFVESPKTFVGLQYTVSGRHPCSTGGLFKMKRYLRSYFQGWDNFSNDMVWEIIYVQRVDSEKITKPQCCERTDRDEGQNNEVEERFWKREVRQFAVSLYKHIIALYVELKTRGENNNGVNNRGGNNA
- a CDS encoding retrotransposon hot spot (RHS) protein, putative (RHS2: pers. comm. Frederic Bringaud, CNRS/BordeauxII University. Belongs to the RHS family. (PMID:12455980)) is translated as MWNSIRRFYTDGLHAARRFLKRLRGDEEGPTWTMNSSIEDVLLQRFAGLRDMKLHDLLNHHFGETLGTSNVSVGVFVQSPEDYIVNAKFLGRIQRLDEFQLLRAVIYLPRNRIEDIHQWEENATAQIREFVGPVAATKLDSALRIAKEARKRAHQTADGVELKGVYESIYNATWGYVESGHNDLPLGMKVVGNSDGEPELWTEEEVNVSHTPYDLCDPLPRHGNLEIAVLTSQMGWPYNRFRTPRRAIQEGEEKPKVHVFDRDVYIRREVMRVWYLVKQRLDLWLGPELVEEPFPCVLVGTPGIGKSFGVGSFLLQRLLHYDSERLRNIAYFVKGEAYIFFRATNDHPRKVVFYEKEVDGLDAVKALVEEEGLGYIIYDFWKDRHQPIPADLPGAWPVIVLTSPDPNNYKDWKEPRGCEFLCINCYEEVELKAAVAWRRLSKLEESKITEAHIINLENEWQKTLGWIKKVGPLARQVLEGEKRYKGRVREINEALAEISRGDDSHYMKVLNSRVQWRQDGTTYMLAKLVRVVTENGEECRNRAVSIDIEQKLRVWANTACMRDNYLRKVFRGKEERAADEFENVGVYAFTMGNVVQTIVTHLRYLPRVGEEMDSNVSVLASGNAVGRVPTSLRQFNPETTGQDIEVGCFYRPVQGNFPVVDAFFFVTEPAVDREGRAIITTTIVLLQATVAPTHHTTREKVDKFIKAMKQLFGEWDELARNLKWELIYIQYSDSKPIEERQKCEPVGGRGDHTTELWNKINQFQVKMEGNIVKEITQDEPNAIAGGPAA